In Acinetobacter pittii, one genomic interval encodes:
- a CDS encoding mechanosensitive ion channel family protein yields MADEQNSLTDVAKNTGELLQEAGTKTTQTVLAHTEKYHDAYTTIDKIVDSFWERVPYICIAIIVFVIFWLLTKLFKFFVRKTLENRSYTRQNLVLVLNRVGSTTILFFGFLIALVIMIPGFTPGQLMSALGIGSVAIGFAFKDIFQNLLSGILILLSEPFRIGDSIVVNSLEGTVEDIQIRATFLRSPDGRRIVIPNATVYTSALTVNTAYQQRRCEFVVGIGYDDDEQKAKQIILDILNNDRNVLSQPAFSVNVTALADFSVNLTVRWWVDTTETDMSSSISTIQAQVKQAFNDNDINIPYPIQELKMAANQPLLTPETSTKETT; encoded by the coding sequence GTGGCTGATGAACAAAACTCCTTAACGGATGTTGCAAAAAATACAGGCGAACTTTTGCAAGAAGCAGGTACTAAAACCACTCAAACGGTTTTAGCCCATACTGAAAAGTATCATGATGCCTATACCACTATTGATAAAATCGTGGATAGCTTCTGGGAGCGTGTGCCTTATATTTGTATTGCGATTATCGTCTTTGTTATTTTTTGGCTACTCACCAAATTATTTAAATTCTTTGTTCGTAAAACCTTAGAAAATCGCTCTTACACGCGCCAAAATCTGGTTCTTGTTTTAAACCGTGTCGGTAGTACAACAATTTTATTTTTTGGATTTTTAATTGCACTCGTTATCATGATTCCAGGGTTTACGCCGGGACAACTCATGAGTGCACTTGGGATTGGTTCGGTTGCAATTGGTTTCGCATTTAAAGATATTTTTCAAAACCTGCTCTCAGGTATTTTGATTTTATTAAGTGAACCATTCCGTATCGGCGATTCAATCGTGGTGAATTCACTTGAAGGAACTGTTGAAGATATTCAAATTCGTGCAACATTCTTACGCTCACCAGATGGACGCCGTATCGTTATTCCAAATGCCACTGTTTATACGAGTGCATTAACTGTAAATACAGCTTATCAACAACGACGCTGCGAGTTTGTAGTCGGAATTGGATATGATGACGACGAACAAAAAGCCAAGCAGATCATTTTAGATATTCTTAATAATGACCGAAATGTACTCAGTCAACCGGCTTTCTCGGTTAACGTTACAGCTTTGGCAGATTTCTCGGTTAACCTGACTGTACGTTGGTGGGTTGATACCACTGAAACAGATATGTCGTCATCTATCAGTACAATTCAAGCTCAAGTAAAACAAGCTTTCAATGACAACGATATTAATATTCCTTACCCAATTCAGGAATTAAAAATGGCTGCCAACCAGCCACTTTTAACCCCAGAAACATCAACTAAAGAGACGACCTAA
- the acs gene encoding acetate--CoA ligase gives MNEIYPVPEEFKKTARTVEADYFKRYQHSIENPDEFWAEQAKIVDWIKPFTQVKNTSFDKDNFKIEWFADGELNVSANCLDRHLKEHPHKPAIIWEGDHPSRHKIVSYKELHDEVCRFANVLKKYGIGKGDRVVLYMPMVTEAAIAMLACARIGAVHCVVFGGFSPDSLASRIEDSQAKLVITADSSLRAGKLLPLKENVDLALALPGTECVENVVVVYRNANPIEMKPGRDLWYHLIIMEVDANCPPEPMKAEDPLFILYTSGSTGKPKGVLHTTGGYLVYVASTFKEVFDLKQDDVYWCTADVGWITGHSYLIYGPLANGTTTLMFEGVPQYPTWARLGHVVDKHKVSILYTAPTAIRAMMREGDSFVRESNRSSLRLLGSVGEPINPEAWNWYYNVVGEGRCPIVDTWWQTETGGILIAPLPGATALKPGSATRPLFGIQPAIVDGEGNELEGAVEGNLVIKDSWPGQMRTIWGDPDRFIEAYFSTFKNTYFTGDGARRDEDGYYWITGRVDDVLNVSGHRLGTAEIESALVSHEAVAEAAVVGMPHDIKGQGICTFVTLQAGVPESEELRKELISWVRKVLGPVASPDALHWAPALPKTRSGKIMRRILRKIAANELDSLGDTSTLAEPAVVDQLIATVYPDRQK, from the coding sequence ATGAATGAGATCTATCCAGTACCAGAGGAATTTAAAAAGACAGCTCGTACTGTTGAAGCAGACTACTTTAAACGTTATCAACACTCTATCGAGAACCCAGATGAATTCTGGGCAGAGCAAGCTAAAATTGTCGATTGGATAAAGCCATTTACCCAAGTTAAAAATACGAGTTTTGACAAAGACAATTTCAAAATTGAATGGTTTGCTGATGGTGAGTTGAACGTATCAGCAAACTGCCTAGACAGGCATCTTAAAGAACATCCACATAAACCTGCAATTATTTGGGAAGGTGACCATCCTTCTCGTCATAAAATCGTTTCTTATAAAGAATTACACGACGAAGTCTGCCGCTTTGCTAACGTTTTGAAGAAATATGGCATTGGTAAGGGTGACCGCGTTGTACTGTATATGCCGATGGTCACTGAGGCTGCAATTGCCATGTTAGCCTGTGCCCGTATTGGTGCTGTTCACTGTGTCGTGTTTGGCGGGTTCTCGCCAGACTCTTTAGCAAGTCGGATTGAGGACAGCCAAGCTAAATTGGTGATTACTGCAGACTCAAGTCTACGTGCCGGTAAACTCTTACCACTTAAAGAAAACGTCGATTTGGCTTTAGCATTGCCGGGCACAGAGTGCGTTGAAAATGTAGTTGTGGTTTACCGTAATGCCAACCCGATCGAAATGAAGCCGGGTCGTGATTTGTGGTATCACCTTATTATTATGGAGGTTGATGCAAACTGTCCTCCAGAACCGATGAAGGCAGAAGACCCATTATTCATTCTTTATACATCAGGTTCGACTGGTAAACCTAAAGGTGTCTTGCATACGACTGGTGGTTATTTAGTTTATGTAGCCAGTACCTTTAAAGAAGTCTTCGATTTAAAACAAGATGATGTGTACTGGTGTACAGCCGATGTAGGCTGGATTACAGGCCACAGTTATCTCATTTATGGACCACTAGCAAATGGTACCACGACCTTAATGTTTGAAGGTGTGCCTCAATATCCAACGTGGGCACGTCTTGGTCACGTAGTTGATAAACACAAAGTCTCGATTTTATATACAGCGCCAACCGCAATTCGCGCAATGATGCGAGAAGGTGATTCGTTTGTACGTGAAAGTAACCGTAGCAGCTTACGTTTACTCGGTTCAGTGGGTGAACCTATTAACCCTGAGGCTTGGAACTGGTATTACAACGTAGTTGGCGAGGGCCGCTGCCCGATTGTTGATACATGGTGGCAAACCGAAACAGGCGGTATTTTGATTGCGCCATTACCAGGTGCAACAGCCCTAAAACCGGGTTCTGCAACACGTCCTTTATTTGGAATTCAACCTGCCATTGTCGATGGTGAGGGTAATGAACTAGAAGGTGCGGTTGAAGGTAATCTGGTGATTAAAGATTCATGGCCGGGCCAGATGCGTACCATTTGGGGTGATCCGGACCGCTTTATTGAAGCGTATTTCTCGACCTTTAAAAATACTTATTTTACGGGTGATGGTGCTCGCCGTGATGAAGATGGTTATTACTGGATCACAGGTCGTGTTGACGATGTCTTAAACGTTTCGGGACATCGTTTAGGTACGGCTGAAATTGAAAGTGCTTTGGTATCACATGAAGCCGTGGCCGAAGCTGCGGTAGTAGGGATGCCACATGATATTAAAGGGCAGGGTATTTGTACTTTTGTGACTTTGCAAGCAGGCGTTCCAGAGTCGGAAGAACTACGTAAAGAGTTAATTAGCTGGGTCCGTAAAGTGCTTGGGCCAGTAGCTTCACCTGACGCATTACACTGGGCACCAGCATTACCTAAAACGCGTTCGGGTAAAATTATGCGCCGTATTTTAAGAAAAATTGCAGCGAATGAATTAGATAGTTTAGGTGATACTTCTACCTTGGCTGAACCTGCTGTGGTAGATCAGTTAATCGCCACGGTTTATCCCGATAGACAAAAATAA
- a CDS encoding DUF805 domain-containing protein — MFAQTSSSRPPQLPLKDSPFSIHGRFNRMSYLGGYGLIYLVTLVGYFILASFLGSFQLSSNLFNFEFYSSLSGVSALIVWAFWIFLIYLNIVLVVRRLHDLNKSGWMGLLLFIPVVQFFFMIYLLLASGTAGPNEYGPARPSTFIEKLMAWFILLAILISLISTAGFFYYFSGTDTIETPSQILQKGTEYF; from the coding sequence ATGTTTGCCCAAACTAGCTCTTCACGCCCACCGCAACTCCCTTTAAAAGATAGTCCGTTTTCAATTCATGGGCGCTTTAATCGCATGAGCTATTTAGGTGGTTATGGGCTGATTTATTTAGTCACTCTCGTGGGCTATTTCATTTTGGCTTCATTTCTTGGAAGTTTTCAGCTTTCAAGCAATCTATTTAATTTTGAGTTTTATAGCTCTCTTTCTGGTGTTAGTGCCTTGATCGTCTGGGCTTTTTGGATATTTCTGATTTACTTAAATATTGTTCTCGTTGTTCGACGTTTGCACGATCTAAATAAAAGTGGCTGGATGGGTTTGCTATTATTCATTCCAGTTGTTCAGTTCTTTTTTATGATTTATTTACTGCTTGCATCAGGTACAGCGGGTCCCAACGAATATGGTCCAGCTCGACCATCTACATTTATAGAAAAACTTATGGCTTGGTTTATTTTATTGGCTATTTTAATTAGCCTTATTTCTACCGCAGGCTTTTTTTACTACTTCTCTGGTACCGATACTATAGAAACTCCGTCACAAATCTTACAAAAAGGAACGGAATACTTTTAA
- the sfnG gene encoding dimethylsulfone monooxygenase SfnG: protein MTQLQQPIKFAYWVPNVSGGLVVSNIEQRTDWSYDYNVRLAQAAENNGFEYALTQIRFTAGYGAENQHESVSFSHALLAKTEKLKVIAAILPGPWKPALAAKQLATIDYLTEGRIAINVVSGWFRGEFDAIGEEWPEHDERYVRSEEFIRTLKGIWTTDNYSFDGKYYQFQNYTLKPKPLQKPYIEVFQGGSSRAARDMASRVSDWYFTNGNTVEEIQKQVEDIRTKAKANNHHVKIGVNAFIIARDTEEEAKAVLHEIIDKANTEAVNAFGDATREAGAASPEQQGNWAKSSFEDLVQYNDGFKTNLIGTPQQIAERIVALKNVGVDLILSGFLHFIEEVEYFGEKVLPLVRQLELQQEKEVEIQAKSA, encoded by the coding sequence TTGTGGTGAGCAACATCGAACAGCGTACAGACTGGAGTTATGACTACAATGTTCGACTTGCACAGGCTGCCGAAAACAATGGTTTTGAATATGCGCTCACCCAAATTCGTTTTACGGCAGGGTACGGGGCAGAAAACCAACATGAATCTGTAAGTTTCAGTCATGCATTACTGGCAAAAACTGAAAAACTTAAAGTCATTGCGGCGATTCTGCCCGGCCCTTGGAAACCGGCACTTGCAGCCAAACAACTTGCAACGATTGATTATCTAACCGAAGGCCGCATTGCCATTAATGTGGTGAGTGGCTGGTTCAGAGGTGAGTTTGATGCTATTGGAGAAGAGTGGCCTGAGCATGACGAACGTTATGTTCGCTCTGAAGAATTCATTCGTACACTAAAAGGAATCTGGACCACAGATAACTACAGTTTCGATGGTAAATACTATCAGTTCCAAAACTACACACTTAAACCAAAACCTCTGCAAAAGCCTTATATTGAAGTTTTTCAAGGCGGTAGCTCACGTGCTGCACGTGACATGGCGTCTCGTGTATCTGATTGGTATTTTACTAATGGTAATACTGTCGAAGAAATTCAAAAACAAGTTGAAGACATTCGCACCAAAGCAAAAGCCAATAATCATCATGTCAAAATTGGGGTAAACGCTTTCATTATTGCCAGAGATACCGAAGAAGAAGCAAAAGCAGTACTTCACGAAATTATTGATAAAGCCAACACTGAAGCAGTCAATGCGTTTGGCGATGCAACTCGGGAAGCAGGTGCGGCTTCCCCAGAACAACAAGGTAACTGGGCAAAATCAAGTTTTGAAGATTTAGTGCAATATAACGATGGATTTAAAACCAATTTAATTGGTACACCACAGCAAATTGCAGAGCGTATTGTGGCCCTTAAAAATGTAGGCGTTGATTTGATTCTTTCAGGATTCTTACATTTTATTGAAGAGGTGGAATATTTTGGAGAAAAGGTTCTACCACTCGTTCGCCAGTTAGAGCTTCAACAGGAAAAGGAGGTAGAAATTCAAGCTAAATCAGCCTAA
- the kdtA gene encoding 3-deoxy-D-manno-octulosonic acid transferase — protein sequence MATPFWYNTALHLLKPFYHWRIKKRAESQELYHQECLERFGPFETPKNVRAIWFHAVSVGETNAAQPLIEHYLKLGQPVLVTNTTKTGQARAKSLFLKAPYLDLFQAVYLPVDQKHLLKQFFELYQPKLLALVETELWPNLIDQAKLQQVPCLLLNARLSEKSAKGYSRVSGLTAGMLKQIDWVLAQDNATRQRYVELGLDQQKSQVVGNIKFDIHAPEAFINQAEQLQQQWYLGQRKVLTIASTHAPEEQQILEALAPYLKSDPDLVCIVVPRHPERFDEVFEISKNLDLVTHRRSMNHSIHASTQVYLADSMGELWLWYALSQVCFVGGSLNEPGGGHNILEPMVLNVPTVIGPRYFNFQTIVDEFIDENGVLIAQDAEQVVAIWMACLAEPDQTQQVVEQAHKVLQRNQGSLQKHIGVINRYLAEKS from the coding sequence TTGGCGACCCCTTTTTGGTACAACACCGCACTCCATTTATTAAAACCTTTTTACCACTGGCGGATAAAAAAACGTGCAGAAAGCCAGGAACTATATCATCAGGAATGTCTGGAAAGATTTGGGCCGTTTGAAACTCCGAAAAATGTGAGAGCAATTTGGTTCCATGCTGTTTCGGTTGGAGAAACCAATGCTGCACAGCCTTTAATCGAGCATTATCTTAAACTTGGCCAGCCTGTATTAGTGACCAACACAACGAAAACAGGACAGGCACGTGCCAAATCATTATTTTTAAAAGCGCCTTATTTAGATTTATTTCAAGCAGTTTATTTGCCTGTTGACCAAAAACATCTTTTAAAACAATTTTTTGAGTTGTACCAGCCAAAACTTTTAGCATTGGTTGAAACTGAGCTTTGGCCAAATTTAATTGATCAAGCCAAATTACAACAGGTTCCTTGTTTATTATTAAATGCGCGATTATCAGAAAAATCAGCTAAAGGTTATAGCCGCGTTTCAGGTCTAACAGCAGGAATGCTGAAACAAATTGACTGGGTATTGGCACAAGATAATGCGACTCGCCAACGCTATGTCGAGCTTGGCTTAGATCAACAAAAAAGTCAGGTAGTTGGAAATATTAAATTTGATATTCATGCACCCGAAGCTTTTATAAATCAGGCTGAGCAATTACAACAACAATGGTATTTGGGACAGCGTAAAGTCCTAACAATTGCCAGTACACATGCACCCGAAGAACAACAAATTCTAGAAGCGCTTGCACCCTATTTAAAGTCAGATCCTGATTTAGTTTGTATTGTCGTACCTCGACATCCTGAACGTTTCGATGAAGTCTTTGAAATTTCCAAAAATTTAGATCTCGTCACTCATCGTAGAAGTATGAATCATAGTATTCATGCCAGTACACAGGTTTATCTGGCGGATAGCATGGGTGAGCTTTGGTTATGGTACGCCTTAAGTCAGGTGTGTTTCGTGGGTGGATCGCTTAATGAACCGGGTGGTGGGCATAATATTTTAGAGCCTATGGTTTTAAATGTGCCGACAGTGATCGGGCCTCGTTACTTTAATTTCCAAACTATTGTTGATGAATTCATTGATGAAAATGGAGTGCTCATTGCCCAAGATGCTGAGCAAGTCGTAGCAATCTGGATGGCATGTTTAGCTGAACCTGATCAGACTCAACAAGTGGTTGAGCAGGCGCATAAAGTCTTGCAGCGTAACCAAGGTTCATTACAGAAACATATTGGTGTAATTAATCGGTATTTGGCCGAAAAATCATGA
- the ywoC gene encoding cysteine hydrolase family protein: MKQALLVIDVQNDYFKNGKMELVGPEQALEKIKQLEQYFSEKNLPIIYVQHINPPQASFFQENTDGVLLHPELSTHDESLIVTKHYPNSFLETNLNELLKTHQIEQLVITGMMTHMCIDSGTRAAKELGYQPILIADATATRDLSHDGKTVKAEDVQTAFLTALSTFANVQNTADFLGKS; this comes from the coding sequence ATGAAACAAGCATTATTAGTTATCGATGTACAAAATGATTATTTTAAAAATGGCAAAATGGAATTGGTTGGGCCAGAGCAAGCGCTAGAAAAAATAAAACAACTTGAACAATATTTTAGCGAGAAAAACTTGCCCATCATTTATGTACAACATATTAACCCACCACAAGCGAGTTTCTTTCAAGAAAATACTGACGGTGTTTTACTTCATCCTGAACTTAGTACTCATGATGAGTCATTGATCGTGACAAAGCATTATCCAAACAGTTTTTTAGAAACCAATTTAAATGAACTTTTAAAAACACATCAAATTGAGCAACTCGTTATTACAGGCATGATGACACACATGTGTATTGATTCAGGTACACGTGCAGCCAAAGAACTTGGCTATCAACCGATCTTAATTGCAGATGCAACCGCAACTCGCGATTTAAGCCATGACGGAAAAACTGTAAAAGCTGAAGACGTACAAACCGCTTTTTTAACTGCGCTGAGTACATTTGCAAATGTACAAAATACTGCTGACTTTTTAGGAAAGTCTTAA
- the lrpB gene encoding Lrp/AsnC family transcriptional regulator gives MNIELDPIDLKIIALLKQDSRLTNKEIGQRVHRTGQAVGARIAQLMDAGVIKNYTIAVQYSHKQFIHLHLNEQRAFEEIENLVKQYEQIDECFKVMGNACYMIVSHFEHTALNEFIEKLSKWCRYSVETVIREVEKS, from the coding sequence ATGAATATTGAATTAGACCCGATTGATCTAAAAATTATTGCATTGCTTAAACAAGATTCCCGCCTTACAAATAAAGAAATTGGGCAACGCGTGCACCGGACAGGGCAAGCGGTGGGTGCTCGAATTGCTCAGTTGATGGATGCTGGGGTCATTAAAAATTACACGATTGCCGTGCAGTATTCCCATAAACAATTTATTCATTTGCATTTAAATGAACAACGCGCATTTGAAGAAATTGAAAATCTGGTCAAGCAATATGAACAAATCGATGAATGTTTTAAAGTCATGGGCAATGCTTGCTATATGATCGTAAGCCATTTTGAACACACAGCATTAAATGAGTTTATAGAGAAACTTTCCAAATGGTGCCGTTACTCAGTTGAAACTGTGATTCGAGAAGTTGAGAAATCTTAA
- a CDS encoding 16S rRNA (uracil(1498)-N(3))-methyltransferase, giving the protein MNIVLLEPEDVQSELWSVRSKRQLQHLREHLDITVGQNLKVGIRNGARYITEIVSINEHEVCIRPINAEAVPAKLPVHLIVALPRPKVLRRLIMDSVTLGVERISLIHSYRVDKSYWQTPFLQQLDHYVTLGLEQAGDTIVPEIQMYKRFKPFVEDVLPSLISKESPAYVAHPYAEQSMPFNIPHACSVIVGPEGGFIPYEVDLLTKNGCQAVSLGNRILRTETSISYILGRLFS; this is encoded by the coding sequence ATGAATATCGTTTTGCTAGAACCTGAAGATGTTCAGTCAGAGTTGTGGTCAGTCCGCTCAAAGCGCCAATTACAGCATTTACGTGAACATCTTGATATTACGGTCGGCCAAAATTTAAAAGTTGGCATTCGTAATGGTGCTCGTTATATCACTGAAATTGTTTCGATTAATGAGCATGAAGTTTGTATACGTCCTATTAATGCAGAAGCTGTACCTGCAAAACTTCCGGTTCATTTAATCGTAGCTTTACCAAGGCCCAAAGTTTTACGCCGTCTAATTATGGACAGTGTGACTCTAGGTGTTGAAAGAATTAGTTTGATTCATAGCTATCGCGTAGATAAAAGCTATTGGCAAACACCATTTTTACAACAACTCGATCACTATGTGACTTTAGGTCTTGAGCAGGCAGGGGATACGATTGTTCCTGAAATTCAGATGTATAAACGCTTTAAACCTTTTGTTGAAGATGTTTTGCCAAGCTTAATTTCAAAGGAAAGCCCCGCTTATGTGGCTCATCCTTATGCCGAGCAAAGTATGCCATTCAATATTCCACATGCGTGTAGCGTAATCGTGGGACCTGAAGGCGGCTTTATTCCTTATGAAGTTGATTTGCTCACAAAAAACGGCTGCCAAGCTGTGAGCTTAGGCAACCGTATTTTAAGAACTGAAACGTCTATTTCTTATATTTTAGGTCGTCTCTTTAGTTGA